Proteins encoded in a region of the Halothiobacillus diazotrophicus genome:
- a CDS encoding RDD family protein yields MTDRTKTPAEPESEPPRPAPVWKRVAALFYDSLFVFALLMLATLIALPLNHGEAFPQSGGLAWLYRGYLLLWVGAYFTLFWCIGGQTPGMKVWHIRVRFDGRDCLGRATLRFLGGLLSILLAGLPFWLSQIDPERRSVIDRRLGSRVIRTP; encoded by the coding sequence ATGACCGACCGCACAAAGACACCTGCCGAACCTGAATCGGAACCACCGCGCCCGGCGCCGGTATGGAAGCGGGTCGCCGCCCTCTTCTACGACAGCCTGTTCGTCTTTGCCCTGCTGATGCTGGCGACCCTCATCGCCCTGCCCCTGAATCACGGCGAGGCCTTTCCGCAATCGGGCGGGCTGGCCTGGTTGTACCGCGGCTATCTGCTGTTGTGGGTCGGCGCGTATTTCACGCTGTTCTGGTGCATCGGCGGCCAGACGCCGGGCATGAAGGTCTGGCATATTCGCGTCCGGTTCGACGGGCGCGACTGCCTGGGGCGCGCCACGCTACGGTTCCTGGGCGGCCTGCTCTCGATCCTCCTGGCCGGCCTGCCGTTCTGGCTGAGTCAGATCGATCCCGAGCGACGCAGTGTGATCGACCGACGCCTCGGCAGTCGCGTCATTCGCACGCCCTAA
- the ftsH gene encoding ATP-dependent zinc metalloprotease FtsH yields the protein MNDLTKNVLVWVVIAVVLMTVFNSFNSRSTSAQPMSYSQFLSDVKGGSIDSVVIEGRTIHGKTSSGARFETYSPETDNRAMIGDLLNNNVKINAVPPERPSLLMTIFIQWFPFLLLIGIWVFFMRQMQGGGGRGAMSFGKSKARLLGEDQVKVTFSDVAGADEAKADVVELVEFLRDPGKFQRLGGRVPRGVLMVGPPGTGKTLLAKAVAGEAKVPFFTISGSDFVEMFVGVGASRVRDMFEQAKKQAPCIIFIDEIDAVGRHRGSGMGGGHDEREQTLNQLLVEMDGFEGNEGVIIIAATNRPDVLDKALLRPGRFDRQVIVGLPDVRGREQILKVHLRKVPAAPDINPNLLARGTPGFSGADLANLVNEAALFAARANKSEVVMADLERAKDKIIMGAERKSMVMSEAEKKLTAYHEAGHAIVGRLVPEHDPVYKVSIIPRGRALGVTMFLPDQDRYSYSKRKLESNISSLFGGRIAEELIFGAEAVTTGASNDIERATEIARNMVTKWGMSDKLGTLAYSEEDGEMMFGRSVPGSNVSDTTASVIDAEMRDIIDRNYQRCHQMLTDNIDILHAMAEALMKYETIDLGQIDDLMARRPVREPADWGQGSDSASSSNPPTGGVGVDESASDTTTDESDASKTGSGGINAAGGPVGGGAANSH from the coding sequence TTGAACGATTTAACCAAGAATGTCCTGGTCTGGGTGGTGATCGCTGTGGTGCTGATGACGGTGTTCAACAGCTTCAACAGCCGTTCGACGTCCGCCCAGCCGATGAGCTATTCGCAGTTCCTGAGCGATGTGAAGGGCGGTAGCATCGATTCTGTGGTGATCGAAGGTCGGACCATCCATGGAAAAACCAGTTCGGGTGCGCGTTTCGAGACCTACAGTCCGGAAACCGACAACCGCGCGATGATCGGCGATCTGTTGAACAACAACGTCAAGATCAATGCCGTGCCGCCGGAACGTCCCTCTCTGCTGATGACCATCTTCATCCAGTGGTTCCCGTTCCTGTTGCTGATCGGTATCTGGGTGTTCTTCATGCGCCAGATGCAGGGTGGCGGCGGTCGCGGTGCGATGAGCTTCGGCAAGTCCAAGGCCCGTCTGCTGGGTGAGGATCAGGTCAAGGTGACGTTCAGCGACGTGGCCGGTGCCGACGAGGCGAAAGCCGATGTGGTCGAGCTGGTCGAGTTCCTGCGCGATCCGGGCAAATTCCAGCGCCTGGGCGGCCGTGTGCCGCGCGGCGTGCTGATGGTTGGCCCGCCGGGTACTGGCAAGACCCTGCTCGCCAAGGCTGTGGCTGGCGAGGCCAAGGTACCGTTCTTCACGATTTCCGGCTCGGATTTCGTCGAAATGTTCGTGGGCGTGGGTGCTTCCCGGGTGCGCGATATGTTCGAACAGGCGAAGAAGCAGGCGCCCTGCATCATCTTCATCGACGAGATCGACGCAGTCGGTCGTCACCGTGGTTCCGGCATGGGTGGCGGTCATGACGAACGCGAGCAGACGCTGAACCAGTTGCTGGTCGAGATGGACGGCTTCGAAGGTAACGAGGGCGTCATCATCATCGCGGCCACCAACCGTCCCGACGTGCTGGACAAGGCGCTGCTGCGGCCGGGCCGTTTCGATCGCCAGGTGATCGTGGGTCTGCCGGACGTACGCGGTCGCGAGCAGATTCTCAAGGTGCATCTGCGCAAGGTGCCCGCGGCGCCGGACATCAATCCGAACCTGCTGGCGCGCGGTACGCCGGGCTTCTCCGGCGCGGATCTGGCGAACCTCGTCAACGAGGCGGCGCTCTTTGCGGCCCGGGCCAACAAGTCTGAAGTCGTGATGGCGGATCTGGAGCGCGCCAAGGACAAGATCATCATGGGCGCCGAACGCAAGTCCATGGTGATGAGCGAGGCGGAGAAGAAACTGACGGCCTACCACGAGGCCGGGCACGCCATCGTTGGTCGCCTGGTGCCCGAGCATGATCCCGTGTACAAGGTATCGATCATTCCGCGTGGTCGCGCATTGGGCGTCACCATGTTCCTGCCGGATCAGGATCGGTACAGCTATTCCAAGCGCAAGCTGGAATCCAATATTTCCAGCCTGTTCGGCGGACGGATTGCCGAGGAACTGATCTTTGGGGCCGAAGCCGTGACCACGGGTGCGTCCAACGATATCGAGCGCGCCACGGAAATCGCCCGGAACATGGTGACCAAGTGGGGCATGTCCGACAAACTCGGTACGCTGGCCTATTCGGAAGAAGATGGAGAAATGATGTTCGGTCGGTCGGTGCCGGGCAGCAACGTGTCGGATACCACGGCAAGCGTCATCGACGCGGAGATGCGCGATATCATCGATCGCAACTACCAGCGCTGCCACCAGATGCTCACCGACAATATCGACATCCTGCATGCCATGGCCGAAGCGTTGATGAAGTACGAAACCATCGATCTCGGCCAGATCGATGATCTGATGGCGCGTCGCCCGGTGCGTGAACCTGCGGACTGGGGGCAGGGTTCCGATTCGGCATCCTCCAGCAATCCGCCCACAGGCGGGGTGGGGGTGGACGAGTCGGCGTCCGATACGACGACCGACGAGTCGGATGCGTCGAAGACCGGTAGCGGTGGCATCAATGCCGCAGGTGGACCGGTCGGCGGCGGGGCGGCCAACTCGCATTAA
- the mfd gene encoding transcription-repair coupling factor, which produces MAPSKPPRIAIPKSPADPLFLRSESTLGTAYTLANLAQTSAHPLLVIAPDSRTANEMAEALALFDFTSNIFPDWEVLPYDRFSPHQDLISDRLARLWHLPRESRGITLIAAPTLLQRLPPPSFVTGHSFLLKAGDRLDREAYRQQLIDAGYLAVSQVAQPGEFALRGGLIDVFPTGMTQPVRIDLFDDEIETLRLFDPETQRSTDPVPEITLLPAREYPLNETGIATFRRNWRNRFEGDPTRSPVYKQISDGLVPAGIETYLPLFFDDTVTLFDYLPKQAALFVLPGVDRAIERFTTETIERYTQRAGDVSHPILKPDELYQTADQYEARLKQWPRLLTFPVDHPGYPQAIRLPHQSLPELANPMRGQESLAGLQAFSQTFPGRILLTAESPGRREAFGEQLIKAGIRAPVFERLTDWLSGGDRFGLLVTPIERGAILALPDTDAPLALITETDLFAERVAQRRRSSVRTRDADALINNLNELAEGAPVVHEEHGVGRFGGLTTLAMNGLEQEFLILVFAGDDRLYVPVSSLHLISRYTGGSEETAPLHKLGSGQWEKAKRRAAEQVRDVAAELLDVHARRAAKKGHALPTPAEEYAEFANAFPFETTADQQLAIDSVLADMARAQPMDRVVCGDVGFGKTEVAMRAAFIAVQNGRQVAVLVPTTLLAEQHLRNFRDRFAGWPLRIEGLSRLHTGKKAEQTLTDIAEGKVDIVIGTHKLLRDKIEFHNLGLVIIDEEQRFGVRDKEQLKRLRAEVDLLTLTATPIPRTLNMALSGIRDLSIIATPPRERLAVKTLTLQWDDAQIREAVQRELKRGGQVYFLHNEVKTIDRMAKQLAELIPEVRIAVAHGQMPERGLEQIMADFYHQRYNLLLSTTIIESGIDIHTANTIIINRADKFGLAQLHQLRGRVGRSHHRAYAYLITPEPAQMTADAVKRLDALTALEELGVGFTLATHDLEIRGAGELLGEGQSGQMHEVGYGLYMDLLDRAVRALKSGKEPNLLAPLEHVNGEVDLGLPALIPADYVPDVHNRLILYKRLANCTEQNEIDQIKVELIDRFGLLPDPTQTLIETHRLRLRARDLGMRKLELASGGGRIVFTEHAAIDPVKLVKLVQSDPQKFRLTADTLKWTETMDDLAARTRFIERLLGSIAP; this is translated from the coding sequence ATGGCGCCCTCCAAACCACCTCGAATCGCAATTCCGAAATCGCCGGCTGACCCGCTATTCCTACGCAGCGAATCGACGCTCGGTACCGCCTACACGCTCGCCAATCTGGCGCAAACCAGCGCGCATCCACTGCTGGTCATCGCGCCGGACAGCCGCACGGCGAACGAAATGGCCGAGGCTTTGGCCCTGTTCGACTTTACCAGCAACATATTTCCCGACTGGGAAGTATTGCCCTATGATCGGTTCTCGCCCCATCAGGATCTGATCTCCGACCGACTGGCCCGCCTCTGGCACCTGCCCCGCGAATCACGCGGCATCACGCTGATCGCCGCCCCGACCCTCCTGCAGCGCCTGCCGCCGCCTTCTTTCGTCACCGGGCACAGCTTCCTGCTCAAGGCCGGGGATCGGCTGGATCGCGAAGCCTACCGTCAACAGCTGATCGACGCGGGGTATCTGGCCGTCTCCCAGGTCGCCCAACCCGGCGAGTTCGCCCTGCGCGGTGGCCTGATCGACGTGTTCCCGACCGGCATGACCCAGCCCGTGCGGATCGATTTGTTCGACGACGAGATCGAAACCCTGCGGCTATTCGATCCGGAGACCCAGCGCTCGACCGACCCGGTACCCGAGATCACCCTGCTCCCTGCCCGGGAATACCCCCTGAACGAAACCGGTATCGCCACCTTCCGACGCAATTGGCGTAACCGCTTCGAGGGCGACCCGACCCGGAGCCCGGTATACAAGCAGATCAGCGACGGCCTGGTACCGGCCGGGATCGAAACCTACCTGCCGCTGTTTTTCGACGACACCGTGACCCTCTTCGACTATCTGCCCAAGCAAGCGGCCCTGTTCGTACTGCCGGGCGTCGATCGGGCCATCGAACGCTTCACCACCGAGACCATCGAACGTTATACCCAGCGGGCCGGCGACGTCAGCCACCCCATCCTCAAGCCCGACGAGCTTTATCAGACCGCCGACCAGTACGAAGCGCGCCTCAAGCAGTGGCCGCGGCTGCTCACGTTCCCCGTCGATCATCCCGGTTACCCGCAGGCGATCCGCCTGCCGCATCAGTCCCTGCCGGAACTCGCCAATCCCATGCGCGGGCAGGAAAGCCTGGCCGGACTCCAGGCGTTCAGCCAGACCTTCCCGGGCAGGATCCTGCTGACCGCCGAGAGTCCGGGGCGTCGCGAAGCCTTCGGCGAACAGCTGATCAAGGCCGGCATCCGCGCGCCGGTGTTCGAGCGTCTGACCGACTGGCTGTCGGGCGGCGACCGCTTCGGCCTGCTGGTCACGCCCATCGAACGGGGGGCCATCCTGGCGTTGCCCGATACTGACGCGCCGCTGGCCCTGATCACCGAAACGGACCTGTTCGCCGAACGGGTCGCACAGCGCCGGCGCAGCAGCGTGCGCACCCGCGATGCCGACGCCCTGATCAACAACCTGAACGAGCTGGCGGAAGGCGCACCCGTCGTCCACGAAGAACATGGCGTCGGCCGATTCGGTGGGTTGACGACACTGGCAATGAACGGACTGGAGCAGGAATTCCTGATCCTCGTCTTCGCCGGCGACGACCGCCTCTACGTACCTGTCTCGTCCCTGCACCTGATCTCCCGCTACACCGGCGGGAGCGAGGAAACCGCGCCGCTGCACAAGCTGGGTAGCGGGCAGTGGGAAAAAGCCAAGCGCCGCGCTGCGGAACAGGTTCGCGATGTCGCCGCCGAGCTGCTCGACGTGCATGCGCGCCGGGCGGCGAAGAAAGGTCATGCCCTGCCGACGCCGGCCGAGGAGTATGCCGAATTCGCCAACGCCTTCCCCTTCGAGACCACCGCGGATCAACAGCTCGCCATCGACAGCGTCCTGGCGGACATGGCGCGCGCCCAACCGATGGATCGGGTGGTCTGCGGCGACGTCGGCTTCGGCAAGACGGAAGTCGCCATGCGGGCCGCGTTCATCGCAGTGCAGAACGGGCGTCAGGTCGCCGTGCTCGTGCCGACCACCCTCCTGGCCGAACAGCATCTGCGCAACTTCCGCGACCGGTTTGCGGGCTGGCCTCTGCGCATCGAAGGCCTCTCCCGCCTGCATACGGGCAAGAAGGCCGAGCAGACGCTGACCGACATCGCCGAGGGCAAGGTCGACATCGTCATCGGCACACACAAACTGCTGCGGGACAAGATCGAATTCCACAACCTGGGGCTCGTCATCATCGACGAGGAACAGCGTTTCGGGGTGCGCGACAAGGAGCAGCTCAAGCGGCTGCGTGCCGAGGTCGACCTGCTCACCCTCACCGCCACGCCGATTCCCCGCACGCTGAACATGGCCCTGAGCGGCATCCGCGATCTGTCGATCATCGCCACGCCCCCCCGCGAGCGACTGGCCGTGAAAACCCTGACCCTGCAATGGGACGACGCCCAGATTCGCGAAGCCGTGCAGCGGGAGCTCAAGCGCGGCGGGCAGGTCTATTTCCTGCACAACGAGGTCAAGACCATCGACCGCATGGCCAAGCAACTGGCCGAGCTCATCCCCGAAGTGCGCATCGCCGTCGCCCACGGACAGATGCCCGAACGCGGCCTGGAACAGATCATGGCGGACTTCTACCATCAGCGGTACAACCTGCTGCTCTCGACCACCATCATCGAATCCGGTATCGACATCCATACCGCCAACACCATCATCATCAACCGGGCCGACAAGTTCGGTCTCGCCCAACTGCATCAGCTGCGGGGTCGGGTCGGCCGCTCGCACCATCGCGCCTATGCCTACCTGATCACGCCCGAGCCCGCACAGATGACGGCCGATGCCGTGAAGCGCCTGGATGCCCTGACGGCGCTGGAAGAACTGGGCGTCGGTTTCACCCTGGCCACGCACGATCTGGAGATTCGCGGCGCGGGCGAACTGCTGGGCGAGGGTCAGTCGGGCCAGATGCACGAGGTGGGATACGGCCTGTACATGGATCTGCTCGATCGCGCGGTGCGCGCGCTCAAGTCCGGCAAGGAACCCAACCTGCTGGCGCCGCTGGAACACGTCAATGGCGAGGTCGATCTCGGCCTGCCGGCGCTGATTCCCGCGGATTACGTGCCGGACGTCCACAACCGGCTGATTCTGTACAAGCGTCTGGCCAACTGCACGGAACAGAACGAGATCGATCAGATCAAGGTCGAACTGATCGACCGCTTCGGCCTGTTGCCCGACCCGACACAAACCCTCATCGAAACCCATCGCCTGCGCCTGCGCGCCCGCGATCTCGGCATGCGCAAGCTGGAACTCGCCAGTGGCGGGGGTCGCATCGTCTTCACCGAACACGCGGCGATCGACCCGGTTAAACTCGTGAAGCTCGTGCAGAGCGACCCGCAGAAATTCCGTCTCACGGCGGACACGCTGAAATGGACCGAAACGATGGATGATCTCGCCGCCCGAACCCGCTTCATCGAACGATTGCTCGGGAGCATCGCCCCATGA
- the yhbY gene encoding ribosome assembly RNA-binding protein YhbY, whose product MKLTTKQKQFLRGEAHHLNPVVLLGQHGLTDAVMAEIDLALTTHELIKVRVPGQDREDKKAIIEQISETTGAELVQTVGHIAVLYRPHPEEPRLVLPKATKNSAG is encoded by the coding sequence ATGAAACTCACCACGAAACAGAAGCAATTCCTGCGCGGCGAAGCGCATCACCTGAACCCGGTCGTCCTGCTGGGGCAACACGGCCTGACCGATGCTGTGATGGCCGAGATCGACCTGGCCCTGACGACTCATGAACTGATCAAGGTGCGCGTCCCCGGCCAGGATCGCGAAGACAAGAAGGCCATCATCGAACAGATTTCGGAAACCACCGGGGCCGAACTGGTGCAAACGGTCGGCCACATCGCGGTGCTCTACAGACCGCATCCCGAGGAACCGCGCCTGGTGCTGCCGAAGGCAACAAAGAACAGCGCCGGATAA
- a CDS encoding monovalent cation:proton antiporter family protein, producing the protein MQHDVMASLLILLIISVIAVVSLRRLKLPAVLGYLAVGVVAGPFGLGWISQAADIHIIGEFGVVFLLFMLGLEFSLPRLIAMRRAVIGMGGAQVVATAIITGIAAWLMGFSPAAAFVLAGVLTVSSTAIVVKQLGEQMELNSRHGNSAIGVLLFQDIAVVPFLIIIPVLGSHSGTPTDSTQLTLNVAWTIAAGVAVAVALFFGGRWVLRPLFREIARAHSAELFTIAVLLVVLGAGWLTNQAGLSYELGAFLAGIALSETQYKHQIETDIRPFRDVLLGLFFITIGMLLNVRNLPDIFVWVIILLALLIVVKTAIIFLIGRAMGEEPGVALRTGLVLAQGGEFGFAMLAITTPDIMPDDQRQIVLAVVIFSMVLTPILVKLNGHIAKHIVPSYRRERHEAQISLTESTSDLSDHVLICGFGRVGQNVARLLKSEGFEYTAIEVDPDIVQQAMEAGLPVHFGNSTHGEILESAGLSRARALVISHLDDPIALKTIEVARSLSPDIPIIVRTRSDEQLDQFYEAGATDVVASIYEMSLVLSGNVLRALNVPVSKVIRQIQEIRRENYAPLRHTFAGTRSREAGDFVPLAPRTLRNITLVQGAYAIDKPLNACLPDNRTIVVDAINRSGIRGETPQADMILQEGDTLTLYGAPEELDSAEHFLLAGKE; encoded by the coding sequence ATGCAACATGATGTCATGGCCTCACTACTGATCCTGCTGATCATTTCCGTGATCGCGGTAGTCAGCCTTCGCCGCCTGAAACTGCCGGCGGTGCTCGGCTATCTGGCAGTCGGCGTAGTTGCCGGCCCCTTCGGACTGGGCTGGATCAGCCAGGCCGCCGACATCCATATCATCGGCGAATTCGGCGTGGTGTTCCTGCTGTTCATGCTGGGCCTGGAGTTCTCCCTGCCCCGCCTCATCGCCATGCGGCGCGCAGTGATCGGCATGGGTGGCGCCCAGGTGGTCGCGACAGCGATCATCACCGGCATCGCCGCCTGGCTGATGGGCTTCTCGCCGGCGGCGGCATTCGTGCTGGCCGGGGTGCTGACGGTGTCCTCCACGGCCATCGTGGTGAAGCAACTCGGCGAACAGATGGAGCTGAACAGCCGACATGGCAATAGTGCGATCGGCGTGCTGCTGTTCCAGGACATCGCCGTGGTGCCTTTCCTTATCATCATCCCGGTGCTGGGTTCGCATAGCGGGACGCCGACCGACTCCACCCAGCTCACCCTGAACGTGGCCTGGACGATCGCGGCCGGGGTGGCCGTGGCCGTAGCCCTCTTCTTCGGCGGACGTTGGGTGCTTCGACCGCTCTTCCGGGAAATTGCGCGCGCGCACTCGGCGGAGCTCTTCACCATTGCGGTGCTGCTGGTCGTGCTCGGTGCCGGCTGGCTTACCAATCAGGCCGGGCTTTCCTACGAACTGGGCGCCTTCCTTGCGGGGATTGCCTTGTCGGAAACGCAGTACAAACACCAGATCGAAACGGATATCCGCCCCTTCCGGGACGTCCTGCTGGGGCTGTTCTTCATCACCATCGGCATGCTGCTGAACGTCCGCAACCTGCCGGACATCTTCGTCTGGGTCATCATTCTGCTGGCCCTGCTCATCGTGGTGAAGACCGCCATCATCTTCCTGATCGGCCGCGCCATGGGCGAGGAACCCGGTGTCGCCTTGCGTACGGGGCTGGTACTTGCCCAGGGCGGGGAATTCGGTTTCGCCATGCTGGCCATCACAACCCCGGACATCATGCCGGACGATCAACGGCAGATCGTACTGGCCGTCGTCATCTTCTCCATGGTCCTGACCCCGATTCTGGTGAAGCTCAACGGCCACATCGCCAAGCATATCGTACCCAGCTACCGCCGTGAGCGGCATGAAGCCCAGATCAGCCTCACCGAGTCCACCTCCGATCTGTCGGATCACGTACTCATCTGCGGCTTCGGCCGAGTGGGCCAGAACGTGGCCCGGCTGCTGAAAAGCGAGGGCTTCGAATACACGGCCATCGAAGTCGATCCGGACATCGTTCAGCAGGCCATGGAGGCGGGCCTGCCGGTGCATTTCGGCAACTCCACTCATGGCGAGATCCTCGAATCCGCCGGGCTCAGCCGTGCCCGGGCACTGGTCATTTCACACCTCGACGATCCCATTGCACTCAAGACCATCGAAGTGGCACGCAGCCTGTCGCCGGACATCCCCATCATCGTCCGGACCCGTAGCGATGAACAGCTCGACCAGTTCTACGAGGCCGGCGCCACCGATGTCGTTGCCAGTATCTACGAGATGAGTCTCGTCTTGTCTGGCAACGTACTTCGGGCACTGAACGTCCCCGTGTCCAAAGTCATCCGGCAGATTCAGGAAATCCGCCGGGAAAACTATGCGCCACTGCGCCATACCTTCGCCGGGACCCGATCACGCGAAGCGGGCGACTTCGTCCCGCTGGCGCCGCGAACGCTGCGCAATATCACCCTGGTTCAGGGCGCGTACGCAATCGACAAACCGCTGAACGCCTGCCTGCCGGACAACCGCACCATCGTGGTGGACGCGATCAACCGTTCGGGGATTCGTGGCGAAACACCTCAAGCGGACATGATCCTGCAGGAAGGCGACACCCTCACCCTCTATGGCGCGCCCGAGGAACTCGACAGCGCCGAACATTTCCTCCTGGCGGGCAAGGAGTGA
- a CDS encoding SCO family protein, giving the protein MRVSHFLRLLSSLGSGLLLLAAGWSKAAPAANLAEQPISEARLAAFHTQDLLVFRPLATPIRVPGADFVSAQGPVRMPAMFRDHWTLLYIGYTFCPDICPTELTTLSGLLPALKKDLPGANWQVVFLSVDPDRDRPKRLAEYAHYFDPDFHAITGTRAMIDRVTRAIKAGYRIEPHAPGSMTYEVDHDTAFRLISPDGKMVAILPPPHEISPMTQAIVRFFKEVVQ; this is encoded by the coding sequence TTGCGGGTTTCACATTTCCTTCGGCTTCTGTCGAGCCTCGGGTCTGGGTTGCTGCTTCTTGCGGCTGGATGGAGTAAGGCGGCCCCGGCCGCCAATTTAGCCGAGCAGCCGATTTCCGAGGCGCGTCTGGCCGCGTTCCATACCCAGGATTTGTTGGTTTTCCGGCCGCTGGCGACGCCGATTCGGGTGCCGGGGGCGGATTTTGTGTCCGCGCAGGGTCCTGTCCGGATGCCGGCGATGTTCCGCGATCACTGGACTTTGCTCTATATTGGCTACACGTTTTGCCCGGATATCTGCCCGACCGAATTGACGACCCTGTCCGGTCTGCTGCCGGCGCTGAAGAAGGATCTGCCCGGCGCGAATTGGCAGGTGGTCTTCCTTTCCGTGGATCCCGACCGCGATCGTCCCAAGCGGTTGGCCGAGTACGCGCACTATTTCGATCCGGATTTCCATGCGATTACCGGGACGCGAGCCATGATCGACCGGGTGACGCGCGCCATCAAGGCCGGCTACCGGATCGAGCCGCACGCGCCGGGCAGCATGACCTACGAAGTCGATCACGATACGGCCTTCCGACTGATTTCCCCCGACGGGAAAATGGTGGCGATTCTGCCGCCCCCGCATGAAATTTCGCCCATGACGCAGGCGATCGTTCGTTTTTTCAAAGAGGTGGTTCAATGA
- the rlmE gene encoding 23S rRNA (uridine(2552)-2'-O)-methyltransferase RlmE, whose product MARSNSSQRWLAEHFRDEFVLRAQREGYRSRAVYKLMELNERDQFLKSGQRVVDLGAAPGGWTQYASQVVGERGHIFALDLLPMDHFAHTTVIQGDFSDDVVLDRLTELLGGDEVDLVLSDMAPNMSGVESVDIPRAMYLAELALDFCSRMLKPGGAFVTKVFQGEGFDALVREARTLFDSVVVRKPKASRPRSREVYLVARGKRIV is encoded by the coding sequence ATGGCCCGGTCAAACAGCAGCCAACGTTGGCTGGCTGAGCATTTTCGTGATGAGTTCGTCTTGCGCGCGCAGCGCGAAGGATATCGTTCCCGTGCCGTCTACAAGTTGATGGAGCTGAACGAGCGTGATCAGTTCCTGAAATCGGGGCAGCGGGTCGTCGATCTGGGGGCAGCGCCGGGTGGCTGGACCCAGTACGCCAGTCAGGTGGTGGGCGAGCGTGGTCATATTTTCGCCCTCGACCTCTTGCCAATGGACCACTTCGCCCATACAACCGTTATTCAGGGCGATTTCAGTGACGATGTGGTGCTGGATCGTCTGACGGAACTGTTGGGCGGGGACGAGGTGGATCTGGTCCTTTCCGATATGGCGCCCAACATGAGTGGTGTGGAGTCGGTGGACATCCCCCGAGCGATGTATCTGGCTGAACTGGCCCTGGATTTTTGCAGTCGGATGCTGAAGCCGGGCGGGGCGTTCGTCACCAAGGTTTTCCAAGGCGAGGGGTTTGATGCCCTGGTTCGTGAGGCGCGGACGCTGTTCGATAGCGTGGTGGTCCGCAAGCCAAAGGCATCCCGGCCGCGTTCGCGCGAGGTATACCTGGTGGCGCGCGGCAAGCGCATAGTATAA
- a CDS encoding copper chaperone PCu(A)C — protein MLLLTSVGALAAPVISDAWIPEQPPGAMASAVFLTMKNTGDRPDALIKASAPGFKAVQMHKSVQVDGMHRMIEQKEIAIPAHGETRLAPGGYHIMLIGPNKPLVAGDHVPVTLTFSDGTTETLQVPIKKRPAMSGAMSH, from the coding sequence ATGCTCCTTTTGACGAGCGTCGGCGCGCTGGCCGCGCCGGTGATCTCCGACGCCTGGATTCCGGAGCAGCCGCCGGGGGCGATGGCCAGTGCCGTCTTTCTGACGATGAAGAATACCGGGGATCGTCCGGATGCCCTGATCAAGGCGTCCGCGCCGGGTTTCAAGGCGGTTCAGATGCACAAATCCGTTCAGGTGGACGGGATGCATCGCATGATCGAGCAGAAGGAGATTGCGATTCCGGCGCACGGCGAAACGCGGCTCGCGCCGGGTGGTTACCACATCATGCTGATCGGGCCCAACAAGCCCCTCGTGGCCGGCGATCACGTTCCGGTCACGTTGACCTTCTCCGATGGCACAACGGAAACCCTGCAGGTGCCGATCAAGAAGCGGCCGGCCATGTCGGGTGCGATGTCTCACTGA
- the aat gene encoding leucyl/phenylalanyl-tRNA--protein transferase, with protein MILPFLESGAHADPEDFPPVTQALSEPNGLLAVGGDLSLPRMIAAYRRGIFPWFSADDPILWWAPDPRTVLLPNEFHCSRTLQRWRRQDRYKVTVDQAFEAVVRGCAAPRSNQDGTWIVPAMREAFVRLHRAGVGHSVEVWSGDELVGGLFGAKLGRAAFGESMFSRAPNASKFALAAILLDGCWGEIDFLDCQFTTEHLLSLGAIEWSRSYFVRQLAKSQLDDAPTAQGIFI; from the coding sequence ATGATCCTGCCCTTCCTGGAATCGGGCGCTCACGCAGACCCCGAGGATTTCCCGCCCGTCACGCAAGCATTGAGTGAGCCGAACGGGTTGCTGGCCGTTGGCGGCGATCTGTCGCTTCCCAGGATGATTGCCGCCTATCGGCGCGGGATATTCCCCTGGTTCAGCGCGGATGATCCGATTCTCTGGTGGGCACCGGATCCGCGTACGGTGCTTCTGCCGAATGAGTTCCATTGCTCGCGGACCCTGCAACGATGGCGACGTCAGGACCGCTACAAGGTCACGGTGGATCAGGCATTCGAGGCTGTCGTGCGCGGTTGCGCGGCGCCCCGTTCGAATCAGGACGGCACCTGGATCGTACCGGCCATGCGCGAAGCCTTCGTCCGGCTTCACCGTGCCGGGGTCGGGCACTCCGTCGAAGTCTGGTCGGGCGATGAACTGGTGGGCGGGCTGTTTGGTGCCAAACTGGGTCGAGCGGCCTTTGGCGAATCGATGTTCAGCCGTGCACCCAATGCCTCCAAATTTGCCCTGGCGGCCATTCTGCTGGATGGCTGCTGGGGCGAAATCGACTTTCTCGACTGCCAGTTCACGACGGAGCATTTACTCTCACTGGGCGCGATCGAGTGGTCCCGCAGCTATTTTGTGCGCCAACTGGCCAAAAGCCAGCTTGACGACGCACCGACAGCACAAGGAATATTCATCTAA